Proteins from a genomic interval of Uloborus diversus isolate 005 chromosome 4, Udiv.v.3.1, whole genome shotgun sequence:
- the LOC129220396 gene encoding uncharacterized protein LOC129220396 isoform X3 produces the protein MDCNSVEVFYIKDCVIEKTGLPAKNVSAEVLGAYKECEATPSVSKTPQMNTKTAPIQQQHIHSSGVEYTSIAQNPQAQSGLFSSTAENKPSVQPSTLTTQYGQRIKSSNPVIQPIAQVQSPITASAQNGQNIQQSYSRNQFVPQVQAQLQTFQQSQQQSPIPAFNPFIQVPMQIRQPYSQQYFMIYPQAPLPSQQTYQASQKTTAPSQFTSQQQAVPLQQSPIYNQNSGFHQHAQAPLPSQQTYQASQMPTLSPQFLSQQQIAPFQQSPMYNQNPGFYQYSFQIHHPQLRIN, from the exons GAAGTATTTTACATTAAAGATTGTGTCATTGAAAAAACTGGACTACCAGCAAAAAATGTATCAGCAGAAGTTTTAGGTGCTTACaag GAATGTGAAGCCACACCAAGTGTTTCAAAGACTCCCCAAATGAATACCAAAACAGCTCCAATACAGCAGCAGCACATACATTCATCAG GAGTTGAATACACATCAATTGCACAAAATCCACAAGCACAAAGTGGCCTATTTTCTTCAACTGCTGAAAACAAGCCTTCAGTTCAACCATCAACTCTAACAACACAATATGGTCAAAGAATAAAATCTTCCAACCCTGTAATCCAACCCATAGCTCAAGTTCAAAGCCCAATCACAGCAAGCGCACAGAATGGACAAAACATTCAACAATCTTACTCGAGGAATCAATTTGTACCACAAGTTCAAGCACAACTTCAAACATTTCAACAATCACAACAACAGTCACCGATTCCAGCATTTAATCCTTTTATCCAGGTGCCAATGCAGATAAGACAGCCTTACTCACAACAGTATTTCATGATTTACCCTCAAGCTCCACTGCCATCTCAACAAACCTATCAAGCAAGCCAAAAGACAACTGCTCCTTCTCAATTCACTTCACAGCAGCAAGCAGTTCCCTTGCAGCAAAGTCCAATTTATAATCAAAACTCAGGCTTCCATCAACATGCCCAAGCCCCACTTCCATCTCAACAAACCTATCAAGCAAGCCAAATGCCTACTCTTTCTCCTCAATTCCTTTCCCAACAACAAATAGCTCCTTTTCAACAAAGTCCAATGTACAATCAAAACCCTGGCTTCTATCAATATAGTTTCCAAATACATCATCCACAATTGCGAATCAATTGA